In Citrus sinensis cultivar Valencia sweet orange chromosome 2, DVS_A1.0, whole genome shotgun sequence, a single genomic region encodes these proteins:
- the LOC102630087 gene encoding uncharacterized protein At3g52155, chloroplastic isoform X4 — protein sequence MGMGPTAMGSKIPNVLMHNWSPPCPSIIKKNYYSSVKREHSGRLASQSLVIETNVTGTAEDQSVARRLILLRHAKSSWEFPSLRDHDRPLSKAGQDDAIKVSQRLQQLGWIPQLILSSDAVRTRQTLEIMQQHVQGFLEAEVHFISSFYSVAAMDGQTAEHLQKAICKYSRDEILTVMCMGHNRGWEEAASMFTGAFIELKTCNAALLETTGKSWEEILVFDITKPSI from the exons ATGGGAATGGGTCCTACGGCAATGGGCAGCAAAATCCCAAACGTATTGATGCATAACTGGTCACCTCCTTGTCCTAGCATTATCAAGAAGAATTATTATTCATCAGTAAAGAGAGAGCATAGCGGCCGTTTGGCAAGTCAATCTTTGGTAATAGAGACAAACGTCACTGGCACAGCGGAAGACCAATCAGTCGCTCGTCGCCTCATTCTTCTTCGCCATGCTAAGAGCTCCTGGGAGTTCCCTTCCCTTCGAG ATCATGATCGCCCTTTGAGTAAAGCCGGACAAGATGATGCTATCAAAGTTTCTCAGAGGCTGCAACAGTTGGGCTGGATTCCTCAACTCATCTTATCcag TGATGCTGTGAGAACTAGGCAGACACTTGAGATAATGCAGCAACATGTGCAAGGCTTTTTGGAAGCTGAGGTTCATTTCATTTCAAGCTTTTATTCTGTTGCAGCAATGGATGGGCAAACCGCAGAGCATCTTCAGAAAGCTATATGTAAATATTCAAGGGATGAGATACTAACTGTCAT GTGTATGGGACATAATAGAGGATGGGAGGAGGCTGCCTCGATGTTCACTGGTGCCTTCATAGAACTTAAGACATGCAATGCTGCTTTGCTTGAAACCACCGGAAAATCTTGGGAAGAG ATATTGGTATTTGACATCACAAAGCCTTCAATCTAA
- the LOC102630087 gene encoding uncharacterized protein At3g52155, chloroplastic isoform X2 gives MGMGPTAMGSKIPNVLMHNWSPPCPSIIKKNYYSSVKREHSGRLASQSLVIETNVTGTAEDQSVARRLILLRHAKSSWEFPSLRDHDRPLSKAGQDDAIKVSQRLQQLGWIPQLILSSDAVRTRQTLEIMQQHVQGFLEAEVHFISSFYSVAAMDGQTAEHLQKAICKYSRDEILTVMCMGHNRGWEEAASMFTGAFIELKTCNAALLETTGKSWEETRNSVTWWKQILGKIWQNNCKSSS, from the exons ATGGGAATGGGTCCTACGGCAATGGGCAGCAAAATCCCAAACGTATTGATGCATAACTGGTCACCTCCTTGTCCTAGCATTATCAAGAAGAATTATTATTCATCAGTAAAGAGAGAGCATAGCGGCCGTTTGGCAAGTCAATCTTTGGTAATAGAGACAAACGTCACTGGCACAGCGGAAGACCAATCAGTCGCTCGTCGCCTCATTCTTCTTCGCCATGCTAAGAGCTCCTGGGAGTTCCCTTCCCTTCGAG ATCATGATCGCCCTTTGAGTAAAGCCGGACAAGATGATGCTATCAAAGTTTCTCAGAGGCTGCAACAGTTGGGCTGGATTCCTCAACTCATCTTATCcag TGATGCTGTGAGAACTAGGCAGACACTTGAGATAATGCAGCAACATGTGCAAGGCTTTTTGGAAGCTGAGGTTCATTTCATTTCAAGCTTTTATTCTGTTGCAGCAATGGATGGGCAAACCGCAGAGCATCTTCAGAAAGCTATATGTAAATATTCAAGGGATGAGATACTAACTGTCAT GTGTATGGGACATAATAGAGGATGGGAGGAGGCTGCCTCGATGTTCACTGGTGCCTTCATAGAACTTAAGACATGCAATGCTGCTTTGCTTGAAACCACCGGAAAATCTTGGGAAGAG ACAAGAAATTCAGTTACATGGTGGAAACAAATACTTGGCAAAATTTGGCAAAACAATTGTAAAAGTTCATCATAA
- the LOC102630087 gene encoding uncharacterized protein At3g52155, chloroplastic isoform X1, with protein MGMGPTAMGSKIPNVLMHNWSPPCPSIIKKNYYSSVKREHSGRLASQSLVIETNVTGTAEDQSVARRLILLRHAKSSWEFPSLRDHDRPLSKAGQDDAIKVSQRLQQLGWIPQLILSSDAVRTRQTLEIMQQHVQGFLEAEVHFISSFYSVAAMDGQTAEHLQKAICKYSRDEILTVMCMGHNRGWEEAASMFTGAFIELKTCNAALLETTGKSWEENLAVSKAVKKVETTLSRHRAQVDCWRS; from the exons ATGGGAATGGGTCCTACGGCAATGGGCAGCAAAATCCCAAACGTATTGATGCATAACTGGTCACCTCCTTGTCCTAGCATTATCAAGAAGAATTATTATTCATCAGTAAAGAGAGAGCATAGCGGCCGTTTGGCAAGTCAATCTTTGGTAATAGAGACAAACGTCACTGGCACAGCGGAAGACCAATCAGTCGCTCGTCGCCTCATTCTTCTTCGCCATGCTAAGAGCTCCTGGGAGTTCCCTTCCCTTCGAG ATCATGATCGCCCTTTGAGTAAAGCCGGACAAGATGATGCTATCAAAGTTTCTCAGAGGCTGCAACAGTTGGGCTGGATTCCTCAACTCATCTTATCcag TGATGCTGTGAGAACTAGGCAGACACTTGAGATAATGCAGCAACATGTGCAAGGCTTTTTGGAAGCTGAGGTTCATTTCATTTCAAGCTTTTATTCTGTTGCAGCAATGGATGGGCAAACCGCAGAGCATCTTCAGAAAGCTATATGTAAATATTCAAGGGATGAGATACTAACTGTCAT GTGTATGGGACATAATAGAGGATGGGAGGAGGCTGCCTCGATGTTCACTGGTGCCTTCATAGAACTTAAGACATGCAATGCTGCTTTGCTTGAAACCACCGGAAAATCTTGGGAAGAG AATTTAGCAGTCAGCAAAGCTGTAAAAAAGGTGGAAACTACCCTTAGTCGCCACAGGGCACAGGTGGACTGCTGGAGGTCTTAG
- the LOC102630087 gene encoding uncharacterized protein At3g52155, chloroplastic isoform X3, which yields MGMGPTAMGSKIPNVLMHNWSPPCPSIIKKNYYSSVKREHSGRLASQSLVIETNVTGTAEDQSVARRLILLRHAKSSWEFPSLRDHDRPLSKAGQDDAIKVSQRLQQLGWIPQLILSSDAVRTRQTLEIMQQHVQGFLEAEVHFISSFYSVAAMDGQTAEHLQKAICKYSRDEILTVMCMGHNRGWEEAASMFTGAFIELKTCNAALLETTGKSWEEAFTAAGLGGWKLQGIVTPTSCT from the exons ATGGGAATGGGTCCTACGGCAATGGGCAGCAAAATCCCAAACGTATTGATGCATAACTGGTCACCTCCTTGTCCTAGCATTATCAAGAAGAATTATTATTCATCAGTAAAGAGAGAGCATAGCGGCCGTTTGGCAAGTCAATCTTTGGTAATAGAGACAAACGTCACTGGCACAGCGGAAGACCAATCAGTCGCTCGTCGCCTCATTCTTCTTCGCCATGCTAAGAGCTCCTGGGAGTTCCCTTCCCTTCGAG ATCATGATCGCCCTTTGAGTAAAGCCGGACAAGATGATGCTATCAAAGTTTCTCAGAGGCTGCAACAGTTGGGCTGGATTCCTCAACTCATCTTATCcag TGATGCTGTGAGAACTAGGCAGACACTTGAGATAATGCAGCAACATGTGCAAGGCTTTTTGGAAGCTGAGGTTCATTTCATTTCAAGCTTTTATTCTGTTGCAGCAATGGATGGGCAAACCGCAGAGCATCTTCAGAAAGCTATATGTAAATATTCAAGGGATGAGATACTAACTGTCAT GTGTATGGGACATAATAGAGGATGGGAGGAGGCTGCCTCGATGTTCACTGGTGCCTTCATAGAACTTAAGACATGCAATGCTGCTTTGCTTGAAACCACCGGAAAATCTTGGGAAGAG GCATTCACCGCTGCTGGACTGGGGGGGTGGAAGCTTCAGGGTATAGTGACACCAACTAGCTGCACCTAG
- the LOC102629222 gene encoding uncharacterized protein LOC102629222 — MIDQFINFVIRPPRAEYNPDQYLWERDFMLAGRSYKRQDLEIRNARGHVLQCSHYMPSPFPEDTPLPCVVYCHGNSGCRADANEAAVILLPSNITLFTLDFSGSGLSDGDYVSLGWHEKDDLKVVVSYLRGNKQTSRIGLWGRSMGAVTSLLYGAEDPSIAGMVLDSAFSDLFDLMLELVDVYKIRLPKFTVKMAVQYMRRVIQKKAKFDIMDLNCLKLAPKTFIPALFGHASEDKFIRARHSDLIFNAYAGDKNIIKFDGDHNSSRPQFYYDSVSIFFYNVLHPPQIPSTHSIKAEKYYDLGALKFGASMDQSLLYEIITGLRCASTDAASSSSAPPSILTAKPVDELLSEAVPIASKENSAVNEDEPSSFQDKLSGLSEECCSYTSSNRESWGRCSSLGGSDEESSADCAAADRNRQTTFNALATPVRSKHKSLELPKEEKKKKKAAAGGKKTKHEKLEKLEALSKRLRLCIMRRVKHQRHLSS, encoded by the exons ATGATTGACCAGTTCATCAATTTTGTTATTCGCCCTCCCAG GGCGGAGTATAACCCAGATCAGTATTTATGGGAAAGGGATTTTATGCTTGCTGGCAGATCATACAAAAGACAAGACTTGGAG ATTAGGAATGCAAGAGGTCATGTCTTGCAGTGTAGTCATTATATGCCATCACCTTTCCCGGAAGATACACCTTTGCCTTGTGTCGTTTACTGCCATGGAAACAG TGGATGTAGGGCAGACGCAAATGAGGCTGCTGTTATTCTTCTTCCATCGAATATTACTCTTTTCACTCTTGATTTTTCCGGTTCGGGCTTATCTGATGGTGACTATGTTAGCCTTGGTTGGCATGAG AAAGATGACCTCAAAGTTGTGGTATCATACTTAAGAGGCAACAAACAAACATCACGTATTGGTCTTTGGGGACGATCTATGGGTGCAGTTACTAG CCTTCTCTATGGAGCAGAAGACCCTTCAATTGCTGGTATGGTGTTGGATAGTGCTTTTTCGGACCTATTTGATCTTATGCTGGAACTTGTGGATGTATACAAAATCCGGCTCCCTAAATTCACG GTTAAGATGGCAGTGCAGTACATGCGGCGGGTGATTCAGAAGAAGGCAAAGTTTGATATTATGGATCTTAACTGCTTAAAG TTAGCACCCAAAACATTCATTCCTGCTCTATTTGGACATGCTAGTGAGGACAAATTCATTCGAGCCCGCCATTCTGACCTGATCTTTAATGCCTATGCG GGagataaaaatatcataaagtTTGATGGTGATCACAATTCGTCCCGAccacaattttattatgattctgtttccattttcttctATAATGTTCTTCACCCTCCTCAAATTCCTTCTACCCATTCAATCAAAgctgaaaaatattatgatttggGGGCCTTAAAGTTTGGTGCTAGTATGGATCAG AGTCTGTTATACGAAATAATCACTGGTCTTCGCTGTGCAAGTACTGACGCTGCAAGTTCTTCTTCTGCTCCTCCAAGCATTTTAACCGCAAAACCTGTGGATGAACTTCTTTCTGAAGCTGTACCAATCGCTAGTAAAGAA AATTCTGCGGTTAATGAAGATGAGCCATCATCTTTTCAG GATAAGTTGAGTGGCCTAAGTGAAGAATGTTGTTCATATACTAGTTCTAACAGAGAGAGTTGGGGAAGATGCTCTTCATTGGGAGGCAGCGATGAAGAATCTTCAGCAGACTGTGCAGCTGCTGATAGGAACCGCCAG ACGACTTTTAATGCACTTGCAACACCTGTAAGAAGTAAACACAAGTCATTGGAACTTCCTaaggaggaaaagaagaagaagaaagctgCAGCAGGTGGAAAGAAGACTAAACATGAGAAACTAGAAAAGCTTGAGGCTCTTAGCAAAAGGCTACGGCTTTGCATTATGAGGCGAGTAAAACATCAGAGGCATCTCAGTTCATGA